The Methanothermobacter sp. DNA window GTACTGCTGGCTACGGAGATCCCAACGGCTATTGTTCAAATTGTGGATATCGTATATACCAATAGATGAAATTTTATGGGAGATTATCCCCCCCTTTGCATGTTTTTTATAAGTTGAAGGATTTTATGAGTAGTTCTTCGTTGACGAAACCCGCCCTGAATACTTCACCTGTGCGAAGATCGTTGATGAAAACCTCAGCCGGGGCGAACATCCCCTTATCTATCTTGTAGAAATCGTAATCAGCCTCTTTAAATATTTCATAGAATGGTCTGCCATAGTCTTTGGAAGCTGATGATGGAAGATTCTCTGCGAGGGATTTCAGATCGTCACCCTCATCTGATTGGATATAATAATATGTACGGCCCCCGAAGAGCACAGCATCATTTGTTTTACCCATTGCCTTCAGTCCATCAGGGTCTACTGGTGCTATTGGTGCTATGCCAGCAGCATATTTCACCTTTTTAACATCAAAATCTAGAGCTTCCAGCATCTTATAAGTGCCGTTTTCAACAACTCTACCGGAAATTTGTATGGAACCCACAATTGATGCGGTTGGTGCTACTAAAGCATAAACATTTTCGGTTGAAACTCCACATTCCTTGGCTATGTTCTCTGTAACGTCCTCGTCTGGTAATTTGTCACTCTCAAGGGCTATTATCGCGATTTCAGCATCATCCTCATAATCTATCTCTTCGTACGTTTCACTTGGTTTCTTGGATAGTGCGCGGGCCGGGCCTGAGCCCAATGCAAAAAAGTCTCCGACGTTTACAGCCCACCCTGCCTTTTGGGATCCTAGGGTTGAAATGGCTGGGAAGTCTGTTTTCACTTTTACTGATGGTAGAGCTAATCTTTTAGAGAGGTCTGCTGGTATTGATATGCCCACACTCGCAAGCCCTCCAAGACAAACTTTGGTGTAAAGTTCACCGGCTTTTATACTCCCTTCCACATTCACTCCACAATCTAGGATTGTTGAACCATTATCTAATCTTTGCACTTTAATTTTAAGGTCATCTGCCTTGGATATCATTTCATCAACGATTTTTTTAGCCCTTAAATTTACACTTACCATATTCTATCACCTCGATATCATTTTTTGAGCTTCTTCAAGGTCTGTTTCGTATATGTGGGCGCTTATAGAATGGATTGTTATTGGGCCTACCTGGGCTCCCGTTTCTTCCGCAACATGCTTTGTAAGGTATGCTAGGCCTACTGCGTTGGGGAACCATGCGCCGTAGATGTCGTGGGATCTCCAAACTCCAGTTGTGTGCATTTTACCATCCCTGATTTTGAAGTCTATGAGTATCATGCATGGTACTTCGTCTTCTCTCGAATCTATCCTTGGATCCCATGTTATCATTGTAGCTCGCCTGGTCTTTCTGAAATTTTTAAGCCTTTTTATGGCCTCTTCTACTTGGTCGACGTTGAAGTGGTCTCTTAGTCTGTTACCATAGGTGTATGTGAAGCCTGGGTTGTTTGGTGTGAGGAATTGGTTTGCGTATTCTTTGAGTTTTTCACCAGTCCAGAAGTATCCTTTTGGGACTTCGACTTCTTCGCTTATCTGGTAGAAATTTGTTTTGAATGGTGTTTGGATTTCTACTATTGCATTGAGAATTTCCAATGTCATGGAACCTCTTTCGTCTTTTATTGGTTCGCCTTCTTCGAGTATCTTCTTTAGGAGTTTTTGCCATCCGTCTTTAATTTCATTGGCTGTTATCTTGTAGGGCATTGGCCGCCTCCACCATGTTTTTGAGTTTGGAGAACGCAACGTTCCTTGGAAGTTTTCTCATCCCACAGTCTGGATCTATGATGATTTTTTCTTCTCCAATTATTTTTATACCTTTTTTGATGAGCTTTTTTATTTCTTGTATGGTCTCTATTTTTTGGCTTTTTGTATTAATGCATCCGAATCCTATCTTCTTCTTTTTTATTTCAAAGTCATTAATGATTTCTAGGTTTTTGGGAGTTCCTGCGAATTCACAATCTATTATTTCTACGTTAAATTTTAGAAGATCCCCAAAGACTTCTTCTATATCCCCGCAAACATGCAATGCTACTGGTACATTTATAACGTTTGATATCCTTTTAACTGCTTTTTTAGCCGTTTTAATATTGACGATACCAGTGGATAGGAATGGTTCATCTATTTGTATCATTGACGCTCCAGCCTCTTCAAGATATGATGCCTCTCTCTTTAAGGCTTCTGCCATGTCCATTATCGCCTTTTTTTTATCTTCTGGATTATAGAAGCCTTCAATCCTTGATGAGTAGACTAGTGTGCTGGGGCCTGTGATTATACCCTTAATCTCTTGTTCGCCTCCAAGCTTTTTAATGACTTTCTGGGAGAATTTGAGGTCTTGAGCTCCTATAGGGTTCTGGGGTGGTAATATTCTTGTTATTATCTTTGATGTGCTATTGTCGACTTTCATTCCGGGGATTTTCGACGCGAAGATGCTTATCATGTCCCCTCGTACTTGTCCATCAGAGATTATATTTATACCTGCTTTTAGTTGGTCTTTAACTGCTATTTCAATTGCATGTTTGTAAGGATCATAGAATCCTAAGATGTTTAATAATTTTTCTCTCCAGTTTCTTGGTTTAGATGGTTGGCTTGGATAACTTCCAACTACCGTCGTTAATATAATTTGCACCCCCCATGAGGTTTATTTTATCGCAACCCTTTCTATTTTTTTTATTTCCTCATCTTTTACAGGTATTTCGACTACTGCAGTCCCGTAACAGGGTTTTGTATAAGGTATCATGACTGTTTTCTTTTCCTTGTTGATACCGATGGGTATTGGGGGTATCCCTATAAGTCTTGCTCCGAGGATCTTTTCACCAGCCTTCACATATAGAACCTCCTGGGCTCTTTCTTTGATCAGTTTCGCACATTCTCTGAAACCTGCCTTTGAAATATGGATTCTATAATCTTCTGATTGCTGTAGATAAGTTTCGAGACAAAATGACATTTTAATCCTCCAATTCCTCTAGGAGTTTATCTATGCGCACCTTCAATGGGTTGGGGTTGTGATGAGCTCTTACAGATACTATATGAGAGTCCGTGTTCTCTTTAACCTCCCTTTCAAGAATGTTTAAAATCTTCGCATCCCTTCCAAATATTATCGCTATAGATGGAATCTCTAGTATACTTTTAAATGTTATGAAATATGCTAGGGCAGCGTCGTTGTGTATAAAACCGAATAATAGATCATATTTACCCTTTGAAAGACTATCAAGGGTTGAGTCAAGATCTGAAGTCTTATCCAGGTATGATCTGGCGGGATCTGCCACTTCAAGCAATCTTAAAGCGGCTGGATTAGCAGTTACTGTTACACTATAATTTTTCTCCTTGAGTTTATGTGAAAGGTATAAAGCAAGAGGTGCTTGTATAGGAGATTCAGGGCAACCTAGGAATATTAAAGCCTCTTTCATCAGTTACACTTCCTTTATTTTAACCACATGGGCGACTATCAATGAACTTAAAAATATGAATGTCAAGAGTGCTGTTCCATTAATGCTCCTATTAACAATGAAAAGGCCTATAATGGCCTGAGATATAAATGCTACCAGGGAACCTATAAGGAGGGCCTCCCTTCCAAGATAACTTTTCAATCCCTCCTCCCTCTTAGATCTGTAAATTTGAAGCAATTTGAAACCTAATATTATGATACCGAGACACCAGAGCAAGAAAAAGAACAATGTAAGGTATCCGAAGTCATAAGCCCAACCAAATATCCCAGGTAGCATATAATCTATTACATCCTTCTTGCTTACTAATACACCGTAGAATATGGGTAATGGTAACCCGAAGAATAATATCAAGGATAACGGCAAGGAAATGTATCCATCTGCGAAACCTTGGGACGCATCCCCCCAATATGATGAAGATGGATCGTGTCCAATAAGATAAGTGTTCTTAAGAACCATCTTTATGCTTGGAATAGCATTTTCCTCTAGCCTTGTTATCCTAAGATAGGGGCTTAAAATGGGCATTTGAAAAATCCTTGAAACTAATTCAAGGGAGCCGAATGCTACTATAACTATTAAGATGAATAATATAATCCTTTTAAATGTGAAGACCGATTCCCTTCGGAACGATTTTGAGATTATGATCAGACCTATGAATAATCCAAGAAGCCATAAAAGGAGGAACGACCTGTGCATCAACCCCCCAAATATTGTTATACCAACTATTATGAGGTATAAGAATCCTCTCAAACCTCTAACATCAACACCTGCATCTTCCATCATGTTTATAGCTGCTAATGCAGTTATCATCGTCATAAGCGCTAGAGCCCCGAAAGGGTGAGTGTACTCATGTTGTCCAAATGATGTGAAAAGAGAGATCACATCTATCCCAAATATCACATTGAAGATAACACCAAGAAGGAGACAAAGGAAGAGTACAAATCCTAGTGAAATAGGGGCAAGATTAATTAGGAATATTATGCCAACGTACAATATTATCGCTACTTCAATTATCAGTTGAAGATGGTTTTGAGGGATTAATTGCAATCTATCCTCCCCCTTGGAACTTTAATCCCCATATGGACTAACCTCACATAAATAATTTTATCTTACAAATTTTTCAAAGAGGATCATATCCTCCCCTTCGCCATTATACCCTTCTAAAACATTCACATCCCCAATTTTTCTGGTTTCAGGACCCTTGTAATCCTTAAATCCATGCTTCCTGTAGAAAGATATTGCTCTCCTGTTTATTGGTTTTGTTATAAGGGATATTTTCCTAACATTCTTCCTTTTAACTGTCTCTATAAATTCTTTTAAGAGTTTGGATGCTATGCCATAACCTCTAAATCTTGGATGAACACATAAAAGATGTATATAAGCCTCCTTTGGGTTGTCCTGTGATATGAATCCTAGAAGGAATCCTACTATACTATGGTCTTCTTCGGCTACAAATGACGTGCTTGAGAAAAATTTCGTGAACAGATGATATATAGAATTTCTCTCCGTGGCCATTGGTTTACATTTCAATGCAAGTTCCGCTATACCAATGAAATCCCCTTCCTTAACATTTCTAATATTCAATATATCACCCAATGGAGGGTTAAATTTAAATAATATAATATCCAATAATTCCTTGAATATAAAAAGGGGCTGGTAGCTCAGGTTGGTAGAGCGTCGCCTTGGCATGGCGGAGGCCCCGGGTTCAAATCCCGGCCAGTCCACTACCCATCATTAACCGCATTGTAAATGTTTTCGATTATTATCTTAAATAGGTCATCTGTTTCTATTTTTGGCGGCTTTTTATCATCTAATAGCAATCTAAGGGCCAGTTTTACTATTTCATCCGTTTCAGTTGATCTGTACATTAGACCATTCTCTATGTAGAATTTATCTACGGCTAATGTTTTACCAGGGTAACATGATATGACGGGCGTTCCTAGTAGTGCGGCTTCACGATTCATTGTACCCCCAGCCCCTATCATGAGGTCACATTTTTTCATCAGACTGAAAGTATCCACTGGCGGCTTAAGGATTGTCACATTCTCATACCCCTTGAATAATTCAGCTTGTTCCTTGAATCTTGGTATGATTAGGATGTTGGCATGATCCTTAAGCATTTCAACTATAGGCGTCAAAACTGATTTGTGACAGTCCGCATCTAGATATGATGCTAAGGCAGGTTCAGGTCGCATTAGGATAGTCTTTTCTTTCTTCAGTTCCAGTTTAAGATCATGGAATATATTATCATTGTATTCGAAACTTTGAAAGTGTAAGATCTCTGACGTGCCCTTGTAACGTATTATGGAGTTTGGATCCGCACCTGTTTTTATAACATCCCAGAAGTCTATGACTTCTGGCATTATTATTTTCTCGCATAATGGTAGTGTGAGCTTATTAGCGGCTATTGCATGTTCATTATCGAGTATGTAGACACTGGGGATTTTAAGGCCAAATGTCACCCTTGGAAGTTCTATTGAATGCTTTGACACTCCAACATCAGGTTTCTCATCTATTATCAGCTTTGAGAGCTTATAAGTTCTTTTAGTGCTCTCTTCTAATTTTTCGGCTAATGAAACTCCATGTCTGCCTATTGATATGAAATCAAATCCGAATAATTTCATTAATTTGTGTATATCCCCAAATTTGCGCGTGGTTATAATGACATCTTCTCCTTCTCCTTGTAGGTATTCAATGATATCTTTGAAAAATCTTACATGGGGTGAGTTTGTTATGTCAATCCATACCTTCACATGATCACCACAAAAGATGATTACATAGCCTCTAAGATGGCTTCTATAACCTCTTCAATGCCTTCATCATTTTTTAGGCTGGTTTTTATAACCTTTACATGAGGGTTGATCCTTGATACGTCTTCTACCATTTTGTCAATGTCTGCGCCAACTGCATCTGCAAGGTCCACCTTGTTTATTATTACAAGATCAGCCTCTTTGAAGATCAGCGGATGTTTTTGGACGGTGTCATCACCCTCTGTGGCGCTTATGATAACTATTCTCATATGTGAACCAAGATCAAAATCAACTGGGCATATGAGGTTTCCCACATTTTCTATGAATAATAAATCTATTTTATCAAGTGGGAGGTCTTCCAGGCCGTGTTCTACGAGGTGGGCGTCGAGGTGGCACTCTTTACCGGTGTTAAGACCCACCACTGGGATGTTATATTTTTTAACTCTTTCTGCGTCAAATTTGCTTATAATGTCACCTGCTATCACGCCTATTGAATAATCCATATTTTCTATGAGCTTTTCTATGAGCGTGGTTTTACCTGAACCCACCGCACCGAGGAAGTCTATTGCAAAGACCCCTGCCTTATCAAGTAATCTT harbors:
- a CDS encoding methionine synthase; this encodes MLTTVVGSYPSQPSKPRNWREKLLNILGFYDPYKHAIEIAVKDQLKAGINIISDGQVRGDMISIFASKIPGMKVDNSTSKIITRILPPQNPIGAQDLKFSQKVIKKLGGEQEIKGIITGPSTLVYSSRIEGFYNPEDKKKAIMDMAEALKREASYLEEAGASMIQIDEPFLSTGIVNIKTAKKAVKRISNVINVPVALHVCGDIEEVFGDLLKFNVEIIDCEFAGTPKNLEIINDFEIKKKKIGFGCINTKSQKIETIQEIKKLIKKGIKIIGEEKIIIDPDCGMRKLPRNVAFSKLKNMVEAANALQDNSQ
- a CDS encoding DUF1890 domain-containing protein encodes the protein MKEALIFLGCPESPIQAPLALYLSHKLKEKNYSVTVTANPAALRLLEVADPARSYLDKTSDLDSTLDSLSKGKYDLLFGFIHNDAALAYFITFKSILEIPSIAIIFGRDAKILNILEREVKENTDSHIVSVRAHHNPNPLKVRIDKLLEELED
- a CDS encoding DUF354 domain-containing protein, with the translated sequence MKVWIDITNSPHVRFFKDIIEYLQGEGEDVIITTRKFGDIHKLMKLFGFDFISIGRHGVSLAEKLEESTKRTYKLSKLIIDEKPDVGVSKHSIELPRVTFGLKIPSVYILDNEHAIAANKLTLPLCEKIIMPEVIDFWDVIKTGADPNSIIRYKGTSEILHFQSFEYNDNIFHDLKLELKKEKTILMRPEPALASYLDADCHKSVLTPIVEMLKDHANILIIPRFKEQAELFKGYENVTILKPPVDTFSLMKKCDLMIGAGGTMNREAALLGTPVISCYPGKTLAVDKFYIENGLMYRSTETDEIVKLALRLLLDDKKPPKIETDDLFKIIIENIYNAVNDG
- the mch gene encoding methenyltetrahydromethanopterin cyclohydrolase; its protein translation is MVSVNLRAKKIVDEMISKADDLKIKVQRLDNGSTILDCGVNVEGSIKAGELYTKVCLGGLASVGISIPADLSKRLALPSVKVKTDFPAISTLGSQKAGWAVNVGDFFALGSGPARALSKKPSETYEEIDYEDDAEIAIIALESDKLPDEDVTENIAKECGVSTENVYALVAPTASIVGSIQISGRVVENGTYKMLEALDFDVKKVKYAAGIAPIAPVDPDGLKAMGKTNDAVLFGGRTYYYIQSDEGDDLKSLAENLPSSASKDYGRPFYEIFKEADYDFYKIDKGMFAPAEVFINDLRTGEVFRAGFVNEELLIKSFNL
- a CDS encoding GNAT family N-acetyltransferase — encoded protein: MNIRNVKEGDFIGIAELALKCKPMATERNSIYHLFTKFFSSTSFVAEEDHSIVGFLLGFISQDNPKEAYIHLLCVHPRFRGYGIASKLLKEFIETVKRKNVRKISLITKPINRRAISFYRKHGFKDYKGPETRKIGDVNVLEGYNGEGEDMILFEKFVR
- the hypB gene encoding hydrogenase nickel incorporation protein HypB, whose protein sequence is MHKIAEVEIQNDILIANKKLAKRNQRLLDKAGVFAIDFLGAVGSGKTTLIEKLIENMDYSIGVIAGDIISKFDAERVKKYNIPVVGLNTGKECHLDAHLVEHGLEDLPLDKIDLLFIENVGNLICPVDFDLGSHMRIVIISATEGDDTVQKHPLIFKEADLVIINKVDLADAVGADIDKMVEDVSRINPHVKVIKTSLKNDEGIEEVIEAILEAM
- a CDS encoding thymidylate synthase — encoded protein: MPYKITANEIKDGWQKLLKKILEEGEPIKDERGSMTLEILNAIVEIQTPFKTNFYQISEEVEVPKGYFWTGEKLKEYANQFLTPNNPGFTYTYGNRLRDHFNVDQVEEAIKRLKNFRKTRRATMITWDPRIDSREDEVPCMILIDFKIRDGKMHTTGVWRSHDIYGAWFPNAVGLAYLTKHVAEETGAQVGPITIHSISAHIYETDLEEAQKMISR
- a CDS encoding DUF1894 domain-containing protein, whose amino-acid sequence is MSFCLETYLQQSEDYRIHISKAGFRECAKLIKERAQEVLYVKAGEKILGARLIGIPPIPIGINKEKKTVMIPYTKPCYGTAVVEIPVKDEEIKKIERVAIK